From the Candidatus Ozemobacteraceae bacterium genome, one window contains:
- a CDS encoding PilT/PilU family type 4a pilus ATPase: MIEEILISLQDKLRSTDYLDNETAIDKFGSLLQSQNTEKQRKIISTILPLALSSKFETIQKKTVQVVCNYPTVLKDVLPALRLSSDTTVRFWTYFMLVELSLIAQEELVEVVNSRENDEIRRLALEALGKKPSKEMVLLMLDKISDPSWIIRKQAKNLLIGLGDGIYQIIQEFFMTCPSRQKYDCIKLIPLILKDKTFTLFQRMLEADRSAVVKPYICAGLGEIRSEASLQTLLRLLEDPSMLVREEAIKALTNWGREIVMPLLGIFPSASQETRISIMVLMGRVLGLDAMKELQAFFGPLTQESKYFLLTAMAEVRDPLIVQDLLPFLKDDSVFIQDYAMKILARLGVHVLDPLLACLDSEDEQLLLPVLRVIGEIGSKDALRPLLFMIDNNRNTLIRTCGVESISKLQKFELVAGLLLLKLDDKDLSIRHTIVENLSKHPRNAFIKDLLLATMDRNADVAWWSKEILKRRDYPGIPSFLSLYETSTDFEKDKIISLSSKLSGDQIDAVLKKEKITIESLQPENVETRVLSRKYNKENITDVKELLYYLHEEGGSDLHINIGLPPSIRIHGELVRTTFETITPEKSRYLLFSLLTEPQKAVFNERMELDFSFEIHDCARFRANMFVQKNGMAAVFRIIPNVVPTFEELSIDRDIMLKICNHRSGLILVTGATGSGKSTTLAAMIDQINRSRYDHIITIEDPIEFVHPHKRCAVTQRELGTNTLNFTNALRSALREDPDVILVGEMRDTETMHLAISAAETGHLVFSTLHTINAYESIHRVIGSFPGDQQQTIRMQMAGTLRAIVSQRLIPAYLSSGRVLAYEVLVGNMPVRRCIKEDKIDQILSIMQTGRNEGMVTMDQCLEDLVVRRRITYEDGIKNAEDKKTFEAHLKERGFNVGGSPHTAPAAAEKPAASTKPAAAPTHKPPFAPKPAS; the protein is encoded by the coding sequence ATGATTGAAGAAATCCTGATAAGCCTGCAGGACAAGCTTCGCAGCACCGATTACCTGGACAACGAGACGGCGATCGACAAGTTCGGCTCGCTGCTCCAGTCGCAGAATACCGAGAAGCAGCGCAAGATCATCTCGACGATCTTGCCGCTCGCCCTGTCGTCGAAGTTCGAGACGATCCAGAAAAAGACCGTCCAGGTCGTGTGCAACTACCCGACCGTCCTCAAAGACGTTCTCCCCGCCCTGCGCCTCTCGTCAGACACGACCGTCCGCTTCTGGACGTATTTCATGCTCGTCGAACTCTCCCTCATCGCGCAGGAGGAGCTCGTCGAGGTCGTCAACAGCCGCGAGAACGACGAGATCAGGCGCCTGGCGCTCGAAGCCCTCGGAAAAAAGCCCAGCAAGGAGATGGTCCTGTTGATGCTCGACAAGATCAGCGATCCGAGCTGGATCATCCGCAAACAGGCGAAGAACCTGCTGATCGGCCTGGGAGACGGTATCTACCAGATCATCCAGGAATTCTTCATGACCTGCCCGAGTCGGCAGAAATACGACTGCATCAAGCTCATCCCGCTGATCCTCAAGGACAAGACGTTCACGCTGTTCCAGCGCATGCTCGAAGCCGACCGAAGCGCCGTTGTGAAACCGTACATCTGCGCCGGTCTCGGCGAAATCCGCAGCGAGGCCTCCCTGCAGACGCTTCTGCGCCTGCTCGAAGACCCGTCGATGCTCGTCCGGGAAGAGGCGATCAAGGCGTTGACGAACTGGGGGCGAGAGATCGTCATGCCGCTGCTCGGCATCTTCCCGTCGGCAAGCCAGGAGACGCGTATTTCGATCATGGTCCTCATGGGCCGCGTGCTCGGTCTCGACGCGATGAAGGAACTGCAGGCTTTCTTCGGCCCCCTGACGCAGGAGTCGAAATACTTCCTGCTCACGGCGATGGCCGAAGTTCGCGATCCGCTCATCGTGCAGGACCTCCTGCCGTTCCTCAAGGACGACTCGGTTTTCATCCAGGACTACGCGATGAAGATTCTCGCCCGGCTCGGCGTGCATGTGCTCGATCCTCTGCTCGCCTGCCTCGACAGCGAAGACGAGCAGTTGCTGCTGCCCGTCCTGCGGGTCATCGGCGAGATCGGCTCGAAGGACGCCCTGCGGCCGCTTCTGTTCATGATCGACAACAACCGCAACACGCTCATCCGCACCTGCGGCGTCGAGTCGATTTCCAAGCTCCAGAAGTTCGAACTCGTCGCGGGGCTGTTGCTGCTCAAGCTCGACGACAAGGATCTCTCGATCCGTCACACCATCGTCGAGAACCTGTCGAAACACCCGAGGAACGCCTTCATCAAGGATCTCCTCCTTGCGACCATGGATCGGAACGCCGACGTCGCCTGGTGGTCGAAGGAAATTCTCAAGCGGCGAGACTACCCGGGCATTCCCTCGTTCCTCTCCCTCTACGAAACCAGCACCGATTTCGAGAAGGACAAGATCATCTCGCTGAGCTCGAAGTTGTCCGGCGACCAGATCGACGCGGTCCTCAAGAAAGAGAAGATCACGATCGAGAGTCTGCAGCCCGAAAACGTCGAAACGAGAGTGTTGTCGAGAAAATATAATAAGGAAAATATTACGGACGTCAAGGAGCTCCTCTACTACCTGCACGAAGAGGGCGGCTCGGATCTCCACATCAACATCGGCCTGCCGCCGAGCATCCGCATCCACGGCGAGCTCGTGCGGACGACGTTCGAGACGATCACGCCCGAAAAGAGCAGATACCTGCTGTTCTCGCTGCTGACCGAGCCCCAGAAGGCCGTGTTCAACGAGCGCATGGAGCTGGACTTCTCCTTCGAGATCCACGACTGCGCGCGTTTCCGCGCCAACATGTTCGTCCAGAAGAACGGCATGGCGGCCGTGTTCCGCATCATTCCCAACGTGGTACCGACGTTCGAGGAGTTGTCGATCGACCGTGACATCATGCTCAAAATCTGCAACCACCGGTCGGGCCTGATTCTCGTCACGGGCGCCACGGGCTCGGGAAAATCGACGACGCTGGCGGCCATGATCGACCAGATCAACCGCTCCCGGTACGACCACATCATCACGATCGAAGACCCGATCGAATTCGTCCATCCGCACAAGCGGTGCGCCGTCACCCAGCGCGAACTCGGCACCAACACCCTGAACTTCACCAACGCGCTCAGAAGCGCGCTGCGCGAAGACCCCGACGTCATTCTCGTCGGCGAAATGCGCGACACCGAAACGATGCATCTGGCGATCTCGGCCGCCGAAACCGGCCACCTGGTCTTCTCGACCCTGCATACCATCAATGCCTACGAGTCGATCCACCGCGTCATCGGTTCGTTTCCCGGCGACCAGCAGCAGACGATTCGCATGCAGATGGCGGGAACCCTTCGCGCCATCGTTTCCCAGCGGCTCATTCCCGCCTACCTCTCGTCGGGCCGCGTGCTCGCCTACGAGGTGCTGGTCGGCAACATGCCGGTTCGCCGGTGCATCAAGGAGGACAAGATCGACCAGATCCTCTCGATCATGCAGACCGGCCGGAACGAAGGCATGGTAACCATGGACCAGTGCCTCGAGGATCTCGTCGTTCGCCGCCGGATCACCTACGAGGACGGGATCAAAAACGCCGAAGACAAGAAGACGTTCGAGGCGCACCTCAAGGAGCGCGGATTCAACGTCGGCGGCAGTCCTCATACCGCCCCGGCAGCCGCGGAAAAGCCTGCGGCTTCGACCAAACCGGCCGCGGCCCCCACCCACAAGCCGCCGTTCGCCCCGAAACCCGCCTCCTGA
- a CDS encoding HEAT repeat domain-containing protein, producing MEKSPYELINSFDETLWRQGLEALVVEHTPAAVEAIFHLLSDKAWRKREAAAKALIEWGPDIVAMLVPRLNLQNPDEFYWILHVIGHFDNQQGRDTLRGFLSSEDAEVRGYAIRALSICTSLSNAQLLYPLLNDQNWAVRKLAFERLLGFGELILDDLRTLLATTREDPNHPVVALFVKLGKEAVIPELTTYYQSGSFSMRYSIISALGEDASSPAAADFLITGLSDPSWVIRKRAAELLTAIGPRIFDRLSAWFGRGDSLMKHQIVNIIVDLLGERSLPLIRRLLSSNEQEYRILAVESLSRLPGDEPAQLLLRCLSDPHRIVSDYASECLARKQNLNLDLLLEHLSTDDENLRFLVIKTIGSIGGLALNPIIRILENGNKQERLFLLGVLQRITPNPKLIDVLISLLGDPNWPVRNATANCLRSYGEVAVPAVVRMLNAPSEDIQYWSKRILLLMGPAAVTVLTNILEEGTDGSIIPHIIAALLAMNSAEAVPAVTKFLQQSDDNRVNSVFAGIGEITSREVVENILNLLTHPEERIARWLAVLLSKVRKPHLKRSVLLGLNHSNETCRFYVLDALKHWGNLTEVELKGIIRQLELEKTRRNILAVAEVLAGYPLPFVIFAVKEYLKICNADLMLDLMLVFVSADHQGFGPMLAELLKMRSELIQIEHIERVGKVLGLIFKARPEGILQGLSSPTMAFRLCCIVALEQIEDKRVAFALMDNLNTRDTPEILERAVKILARYFFSEDFRLKGAVTDFLLSLGMVIVNPLSEFIETIENDIDRKAIVDLIESVGGKVEQSLLRKKGEQKVVLSDDHLDSVLERRKQAMAELEKYDRIIQEAHTLELTIMFTDVKGYTAFSAKASLSEVMTMLKQHDEIMLPIFEKHSGKVVKKIGDAFLIVFEQPAKALLAAIAIQRRLQEYNSSTSEDHRLALRIAINTGSVICRENDVFGDAVNIASRLEGVADAGEIVISEATSSKVDATIFELIPHGEHKLKGIEKPVKTFRVGW from the coding sequence ATGGAAAAATCACCATACGAACTGATCAACAGTTTTGACGAGACGCTCTGGCGGCAGGGGCTCGAAGCCCTGGTCGTCGAGCACACCCCCGCCGCGGTCGAAGCGATTTTTCATCTGCTGTCCGACAAGGCATGGCGGAAACGCGAAGCCGCGGCGAAAGCCCTGATCGAATGGGGCCCGGACATCGTCGCGATGCTGGTTCCCCGTCTGAACCTCCAGAACCCCGACGAATTCTACTGGATCCTTCACGTCATCGGCCATTTCGACAACCAGCAGGGCCGAGATACCCTGCGGGGCTTTCTGTCGAGCGAAGACGCCGAGGTTCGCGGCTACGCGATCAGGGCTCTCTCCATCTGCACCTCGCTTTCAAACGCCCAGTTGCTGTATCCCCTTCTGAACGATCAGAACTGGGCCGTCCGCAAGCTCGCCTTCGAACGCCTCCTGGGATTCGGGGAACTCATCCTTGACGACCTCCGCACCCTCCTCGCAACGACGCGCGAAGACCCCAACCACCCGGTCGTCGCGCTCTTCGTCAAACTGGGAAAAGAAGCCGTCATCCCCGAGCTGACTACGTATTACCAGTCCGGCTCGTTTTCGATGCGCTATTCGATCATCTCCGCCCTCGGCGAAGACGCTTCATCGCCGGCGGCGGCAGACTTCCTCATCACCGGTCTTTCCGATCCGTCCTGGGTCATCCGGAAACGCGCCGCGGAACTGCTGACGGCGATCGGCCCGCGCATTTTCGACCGCCTCTCCGCCTGGTTCGGGCGCGGCGACTCGCTGATGAAGCACCAGATCGTGAACATCATCGTGGACCTCCTCGGCGAGCGCTCGCTCCCGTTGATCCGCAGGCTTCTCAGCAGCAACGAGCAGGAATACCGGATTCTCGCCGTCGAGAGCCTCAGCCGACTTCCCGGCGACGAGCCCGCGCAACTGCTCCTGCGGTGTCTGAGCGATCCGCACCGGATCGTCTCGGATTACGCGTCCGAATGTCTCGCCCGCAAGCAGAACCTGAACCTGGACCTCCTGCTCGAGCATCTCTCGACCGACGACGAGAACCTCCGCTTCCTTGTCATCAAGACCATCGGAAGCATCGGCGGCCTCGCGCTGAATCCCATCATTCGCATCCTCGAGAACGGCAACAAACAGGAACGCCTGTTCCTGCTCGGCGTCCTGCAGCGCATCACACCGAACCCCAAGCTGATCGACGTGCTCATCTCCCTCCTCGGTGACCCCAACTGGCCGGTCAGAAACGCCACCGCAAACTGCCTGCGCTCGTACGGAGAAGTCGCGGTTCCGGCTGTCGTGCGAATGTTGAACGCCCCAAGCGAGGATATCCAGTATTGGTCGAAGCGGATTCTCCTCCTGATGGGGCCCGCCGCCGTGACCGTCCTGACGAACATTCTCGAAGAGGGAACCGACGGTTCGATCATTCCCCACATCATCGCCGCGCTCCTGGCCATGAACAGCGCCGAAGCGGTCCCGGCGGTGACCAAGTTTTTGCAGCAGAGCGACGACAACCGTGTCAACTCGGTCTTTGCCGGTATCGGCGAGATCACCTCGCGGGAAGTGGTCGAGAACATCCTCAATCTGCTGACGCATCCTGAGGAGCGCATCGCCCGATGGCTGGCCGTCCTCCTGAGCAAGGTCCGAAAGCCGCATCTGAAGAGATCCGTGCTGCTGGGACTCAATCACTCGAATGAAACATGCCGATTCTACGTGCTCGATGCTCTGAAGCACTGGGGCAACCTGACGGAAGTCGAGTTGAAAGGCATCATCAGACAGCTCGAGCTCGAAAAAACGCGTCGGAACATTCTGGCCGTCGCCGAAGTGCTGGCCGGGTATCCACTGCCCTTCGTGATCTTCGCGGTCAAGGAGTATCTGAAGATCTGCAACGCCGACCTGATGCTCGACCTGATGCTCGTTTTCGTGAGCGCCGATCATCAGGGATTCGGGCCGATGCTCGCCGAACTGTTGAAAATGCGCTCGGAACTCATCCAGATCGAGCACATCGAGCGGGTGGGAAAGGTTCTCGGCCTTATCTTCAAGGCCCGGCCCGAAGGCATCCTGCAGGGGCTCTCCTCGCCGACGATGGCGTTTCGCCTCTGCTGCATCGTTGCCCTCGAGCAGATCGAGGACAAGCGCGTCGCATTCGCCCTCATGGACAACCTGAATACGCGCGACACGCCGGAGATCCTCGAGCGGGCCGTGAAAATCCTCGCACGCTACTTCTTCTCCGAGGATTTCCGGCTGAAGGGCGCCGTCACCGATTTTCTCCTGTCTCTCGGCATGGTCATCGTCAACCCGCTCTCCGAATTCATCGAAACAATAGAGAACGATATAGACCGGAAGGCCATCGTCGACCTGATCGAGAGCGTCGGCGGCAAGGTGGAGCAGAGCCTCCTAAGGAAAAAGGGCGAACAGAAGGTGGTCCTGTCGGACGACCATCTCGACAGCGTGCTCGAGCGACGCAAGCAGGCCATGGCCGAACTGGAGAAATACGACCGGATCATCCAGGAAGCCCACACGCTCGAGCTCACCATCATGTTCACCGACGTCAAGGGCTATACCGCGTTCAGCGCGAAGGCCTCCCTGTCCGAAGTCATGACGATGCTCAAGCAACACGACGAAATCATGCTGCCGATCTTCGAGAAACATAGCGGCAAAGTCGTAAAGAAGATCGGCGACGCATTCCTGATCGTGTTCGAACAGCCGGCCAAGGCACTCCTGGCGGCGATCGCCATCCAGAGACGCCTGCAGGAATACAACTCGTCCACCTCCGAGGACCATCGACTCGCGCTTCGGATCGCCATCAATACCGGCTCGGTCATCTGCCGCGAGAATGACGTGTTCGGCGACGCCGTCAACATCGCCTCTCGCCTGGAGGGTGTTGCGGATGCCGGTGAAATCGTGATTTCAGAAGCGACTTCGTCAAAAGTCGACGCCACGATTTTCGAGCTGATCCCGCACGGCGAGCACAAGCTCAAAGGTATCGAAAAGCCGGTGAAAACCTTCCGCGTCGGCTGGTAA
- a CDS encoding zinc ribbon domain-containing protein, with the protein MPMYEYRCGDCRKTFSLLCRISELVEQPPCEHCSSTRTRRLVSKFRTIRSEDQILESMADPSALSGIDENDPRSIARWAKKMAREMGEDMGDEIEAMAEEELAKAGKGEAGDAAGADDAGMPAPPPLPSSDGE; encoded by the coding sequence ATGCCGATGTACGAATACCGCTGCGGCGACTGCCGAAAAACATTTTCCCTGCTCTGCAGGATTTCAGAACTCGTCGAGCAGCCTCCGTGCGAGCACTGCTCCTCGACCAGAACCCGCCGGCTGGTCTCGAAATTCCGGACGATCCGTTCCGAAGACCAGATCCTCGAATCCATGGCCGACCCGAGCGCCCTCTCGGGCATCGACGAGAACGACCCTCGCTCCATCGCGCGTTGGGCGAAAAAAATGGCCAGGGAGATGGGCGAGGACATGGGCGACGAGATCGAGGCGATGGCCGAAGAGGAGCTCGCGAAAGCCGGAAAGGGAGAAGCCGGCGATGCTGCCGGCGCCGACGATGCGGGGATGCCCGCACCCCCGCCCCTGCCTTCCTCCGACGGGGAGTGA
- a CDS encoding tRNA (cytidine(34)-2'-O)-methyltransferase — protein MTHAARGNNLNREGAPLRVALVMPDIPQNTGNIARLCMATGSELVLVRPLGFRLTDTHLLRAGMDYWKQLSPLVLDDLEAFERWAADKRVWFLSAHGSRLWAEVAWQPGDVLVFGSEAEGLPRQVYDRARDAGRLVTLPMIEGARCINVSSAAAAVVYEALRQINGWQAIPE, from the coding sequence ATGACACACGCCGCAAGGGGAAACAATCTGAATCGCGAGGGCGCGCCGTTGCGCGTCGCCCTCGTGATGCCGGACATACCTCAGAATACCGGCAATATCGCACGCCTGTGCATGGCCACCGGCTCCGAGCTGGTTCTGGTAAGGCCATTGGGATTCCGGCTCACCGACACGCACCTGTTGCGGGCCGGCATGGATTACTGGAAACAACTCTCCCCGCTCGTTCTTGATGATCTCGAGGCGTTCGAGCGATGGGCCGCCGACAAGCGCGTCTGGTTCCTTTCCGCGCACGGAAGCAGGCTCTGGGCCGAAGTCGCCTGGCAACCCGGCGACGTCCTCGTTTTCGGTTCAGAGGCGGAAGGTCTTCCCAGGCAAGTCTACGACCGGGCGAGAGACGCCGGCAGGCTCGTGACGCTCCCCATGATCGAGGGCGCCCGATGCATCAACGTGTCGTCGGCGGCTGCGGCGGTCGTATACGAGGCCCTGCGCCAGATCAACGGCTGGCAGGCGATTCCGGAATAA